Proteins encoded together in one Stigmatella aurantiaca window:
- a CDS encoding dirigent protein produces the protein MQQAVLWAGCTLLLAAPGLGCSSAHADEPWTFTTIADARSGIANSVDLGAPGDSPGDMFVFDQPLLNEAKQNIGSNSGFCVRTLPGQFNECQWTLTLADGTITVAGRESDTGTSMIPVVGGTGNYLGVKGMLATTPNGDRTFTQVLSLIKATP, from the coding sequence ATGCAGCAGGCCGTCCTGTGGGCTGGGTGCACCCTCTTGCTCGCCGCGCCGGGGCTGGGCTGCTCCAGCGCTCACGCGGACGAGCCGTGGACCTTCACCACCATCGCCGATGCGCGCAGCGGCATCGCCAACTCGGTGGATCTCGGGGCACCGGGGGACTCGCCCGGCGACATGTTCGTGTTTGATCAGCCGCTGCTGAACGAGGCCAAGCAGAACATCGGCTCCAACAGCGGCTTCTGCGTGCGGACGCTGCCGGGCCAGTTCAACGAGTGCCAGTGGACGCTCACCCTGGCCGACGGCACCATCACCGTGGCGGGGCGAGAGTCCGACACCGGCACCTCGATGATCCCGGTCGTCGGAGGCACCGGCAATTACCTGGGCGTGAAGGGAATGCTGGCCACCACCCCCAATGGGGACAGGACCTTCACGCAGGTGCTCTCGCTGATCAAGGCGACGCCGTAG
- the ribD gene encoding bifunctional diaminohydroxyphosphoribosylaminopyrimidine deaminase/5-amino-6-(5-phosphoribosylamino)uracil reductase RibD, whose product MQKALEQAMSAVGRSHPNPTVGCVIVKEGRLLASGATEVHGGRHAERVAIQSVADRSQLRGATLYVTLEPCSHTGRQPPCAELVASCGFARCVVAVGDPNPLVAGNGLRRLRETGLEIQTGVLAQEAIAWHLPFLFWQLAGRTLIAAKWAQTLDGQLAYDDGRSQWISGEESRAYTHWLRQKYDAILVGAGTVLADQPALTVRSCVEPHHRQPVRLLFDPAARILSCPEGVWQGLLERTFSPATPTVLMVHPSALEAARQEPRVVQRLERVEHLLPLLEGSSPAATLRAALADPALSAHAGRPIHSVMVEGGPRLLSTLAEASVFDVAHIFTAPTLGGGTRYRLQFPAPYGTGVRLNPMAHARLGEDLLVEYLYPSTQKLLEKLGAGRALSEPVKTPEAA is encoded by the coding sequence ATGCAGAAGGCCCTGGAGCAGGCCATGTCGGCCGTCGGGCGCAGCCACCCCAACCCCACGGTGGGGTGTGTCATCGTCAAGGAGGGCCGGCTGCTGGCCAGCGGTGCCACGGAGGTCCATGGCGGCCGGCACGCCGAGCGGGTGGCCATCCAGAGCGTCGCGGACCGGAGCCAGCTGCGCGGGGCGACCCTCTATGTGACGCTGGAGCCCTGCTCGCACACGGGGCGGCAGCCGCCCTGCGCGGAACTCGTGGCGAGCTGCGGCTTCGCACGCTGTGTCGTCGCGGTGGGAGACCCCAACCCCCTGGTGGCGGGCAATGGCTTGCGCCGCCTGCGCGAGACGGGCCTGGAGATCCAGACCGGGGTGCTCGCTCAGGAGGCCATCGCCTGGCATCTGCCGTTCCTCTTCTGGCAGCTGGCGGGGCGGACCTTGATCGCCGCCAAGTGGGCACAGACGCTCGATGGGCAGCTGGCCTATGACGATGGCCGCTCCCAGTGGATCTCCGGTGAGGAGTCCCGGGCCTATACGCACTGGCTCCGCCAGAAGTACGACGCCATCCTGGTGGGGGCGGGCACGGTCCTGGCGGACCAGCCGGCGCTCACGGTCCGCTCCTGCGTGGAGCCGCACCACCGCCAGCCGGTCCGGCTCCTGTTCGATCCGGCGGCTCGCATCCTGTCCTGTCCCGAGGGCGTCTGGCAGGGGCTGCTGGAGCGCACCTTCTCTCCCGCGACGCCGACCGTCCTGATGGTGCATCCGTCCGCCCTGGAGGCGGCCCGCCAGGAGCCGCGCGTGGTCCAGCGCCTTGAGCGTGTCGAGCACCTGCTGCCGCTCCTCGAGGGGTCCTCTCCCGCGGCCACCCTGCGGGCTGCCTTGGCGGATCCCGCCCTCAGCGCGCACGCTGGACGGCCGATTCACAGCGTCATGGTGGAAGGAGGCCCTCGCCTGCTCTCCACCCTGGCGGAAGCCAGCGTGTTCGATGTGGCCCACATCTTCACTGCCCCCACGCTCGGGGGCGGAACCCGCTACCGGCTCCAGTTCCCGGCGCCGTATGGCACGGGCGTCAGGTTGAACCCCATGGCCCATGCCCGCCTGGGCGAGGATCTGCTGGTGGAATACCTGTATCCTTCCACGCAGAAGCTTCTGGAGAAGCTGGGCGCCGGACGGGCCTTGAGTGAGCCGGTGAAGACCCCCGAGGCCGCGTGA
- a CDS encoding GTP cyclohydrolase II: MPAQPLTLPELSPSVLPASVRQRVPIPILDGILGTFCSFHRLPDGKEHFLVELGPKNTGKLPLVRLHSECMTGDLFGSQKCDCGPQLREAIFRINSEGGYLLYLRQEGRGIGLYSKLDAYQLQGEGLDTYDANRRLSFADDLRDYASAASMLRALDVTRIRLLSNNPDKAAQLTAHGITVAEQVQTGTYMNTHNQRYLQAKVLRTHHKINLD; encoded by the coding sequence ATGCCAGCGCAGCCGCTGACCCTTCCAGAGCTCTCTCCTTCCGTGCTTCCTGCCTCCGTACGCCAGCGGGTCCCGATTCCCATCCTGGATGGCATTCTGGGGACGTTCTGCTCCTTCCACCGCCTGCCAGATGGCAAGGAGCATTTCCTGGTGGAGCTGGGGCCCAAGAACACGGGCAAGCTCCCGCTGGTCCGGCTCCACTCCGAATGCATGACGGGGGACCTCTTCGGCTCGCAGAAGTGCGACTGCGGCCCCCAGCTGCGCGAGGCGATCTTCCGGATCAACTCGGAGGGGGGCTACCTGCTCTACCTGCGCCAGGAGGGGCGAGGCATTGGCCTCTACTCCAAGCTGGATGCCTATCAGCTCCAGGGCGAGGGGCTGGACACCTACGACGCCAACCGGCGGCTGAGCTTCGCGGATGACCTGCGGGACTACGCCTCCGCGGCCAGCATGCTCCGGGCCCTGGACGTCACCCGGATCCGCCTGCTGTCCAACAACCCGGACAAGGCGGCGCAGTTGACCGCGCACGGCATCACGGTCGCCGAGCAGGTCCAGACCGGCACGTACATGAACACCCACAACCAGCGCTACCTGCAAGCCAAGGTGCTGCGCACCCACCACAAGATCAACCTGGATTGA
- a CDS encoding glycosyltransferase family 4 protein, producing MKIAHINWIALPTAGGDAVHIGKLVKELRRLGATTEVFAGTRGALDAHYLEALDLLTQPRDEQRALEELLQAVKGFDVVQLHNSQFHRPAMTRRLIDGLLAQPRPPRLVHNMHCMTDAEEGWDVLRHRGLPIIAHSRYIADETRRRIPRAEIHEVFLSLTMSQSAYAFPTVSGKLILQPTRLSRWKGSAISLQAVLELLEAGREDFTFFHAGKDQRIFPTGLDEALLARVAPWQERGRIHFIHYSVEQSWEAIRQADFLLHPTIDGGSQGEPFSLAAAQTVMLGKPMIATDSGNLPIMLGGYGPKQIIPIQDVRALRDAISSWLDRGVPASTEADRALGESLRQGFLRSAEEHLHLYERLLGPGLSEVA from the coding sequence ATGAAGATCGCCCATATCAACTGGATTGCCCTCCCCACGGCCGGAGGGGACGCGGTGCACATCGGCAAGCTGGTCAAGGAGCTGCGGCGGCTGGGCGCCACCACGGAGGTCTTCGCCGGCACCCGGGGCGCGCTGGACGCGCACTACCTGGAGGCGCTGGATCTGCTGACCCAGCCGCGCGATGAGCAGCGGGCGCTGGAAGAGCTGCTCCAGGCCGTCAAGGGCTTCGACGTGGTGCAGCTTCACAACTCACAGTTCCACCGCCCGGCGATGACCCGGCGGCTGATCGATGGGCTGCTCGCGCAGCCTCGGCCACCCCGGCTCGTCCACAACATGCACTGCATGACGGATGCCGAGGAGGGCTGGGACGTGCTGCGCCACCGCGGGCTGCCCATCATCGCGCATTCGCGCTACATCGCCGACGAGACCCGCCGGAGGATCCCCCGCGCCGAGATCCACGAGGTGTTCCTCTCGCTGACGATGAGCCAGAGCGCGTACGCCTTTCCGACGGTCTCCGGGAAGTTGATCCTCCAGCCGACGCGCCTGTCGAGGTGGAAGGGCTCGGCGATCTCGCTCCAGGCGGTGCTCGAACTGCTGGAGGCGGGCCGGGAGGACTTCACCTTCTTCCACGCGGGCAAGGACCAGCGCATCTTCCCCACGGGACTCGATGAGGCGCTGCTCGCCCGGGTGGCGCCGTGGCAGGAGCGCGGGCGTATCCACTTCATTCACTACAGCGTGGAGCAGAGCTGGGAGGCCATCCGGCAGGCGGACTTCTTGCTGCATCCGACGATCGATGGCGGCTCCCAGGGCGAGCCTTTCTCGCTCGCGGCCGCCCAGACGGTCATGCTTGGCAAGCCGATGATTGCCACGGACTCGGGCAACCTCCCCATCATGCTCGGAGGATATGGCCCCAAGCAGATCATCCCCATCCAGGATGTGAGGGCCCTGCGTGACGCGATCTCGTCGTGGCTGGATCGCGGCGTGCCGGCGTCCACGGAGGCCGACCGTGCCCTCGGTGAGTCCTTGCGCCAGGGCTTCCTGCGCTCGGCGGAAGAGCACCTGCACCTGTACGAGCGGCTGCTGGGCCCGGGGCTGTCCGAAGTCGCATGA